The following nucleotide sequence is from Aspergillus nidulans FGSC A4 chromosome I.
CTGAGGTTAAATAGGCGCCAGACTGGCCGCCAATGTCTTCTCGGAAATCAAGCCCGCCAACATGTCTTCTCTCCTCAAAATCTCGATCATCCTCGCCGGAATGGCGGCCGCTCAGAACACTGAGTGTGGCTGTTATTCGACGGATGGCGTCACGGCTGCCACATACACGAACCGCATCTACCATGATTTCCGCTCCCTAGATGAGACTGGAACCCTCTACACTGGAGAGCCTGCTAACGTCACCAATGACGATGAGTCTGCCGCTGCACCTGTGCAGTCTGGGTATCTGACGTCCGATGGCTTTGTCAATGACTTCGGTATCCAGACATGGGGCTCACCAGCGAGTGAAGATACGCCGTTGAGAAAACAGTATAGCAATGCGAATGTCTATATTGGTCAGCTCAACCGTCTTATATCTTTGGAGCCACGTATACTGACATGACCCCAGAGCATGACGGCTCCAGCAGTTCAACGCACCTCACTCTGCGCTCCTACCGCAACGCGGACTTTGTCTCCACTGCCGAGATCGACAGCAAGCTGCAAAACATCTTCCACGCCTCTATCACAGTCCGCGCGCGCGTTCGCGGGGCCGCCGGCGCCTGCGCCGGAATCTTCACTTACCTCGACGACAAGACTGAGAGCGATATTGAGATCCTGACCCGCGACCCGACGAATCACATCCGCTACACGAATCAGCCTGGTCTGGACAGCGATGGGAACGAGATCCCTGGCGCGTCGACGGACGCCGTCTTGCCGAACGGTGCCGTTTGGACTGACTGGGTTGATCACCGGCTTGATTGGACGCCTGAGCTGAGTGCGTTTTATGCCAATGGGGAACTCGTCGAGACCAAGACGTACGGGATCCCGGACGCTCCGAGCTCTTTCATTGTGAACCTTGTGAGTTGTAATTCAGAACCTGTTGTGAGATGCCTTGCTAACTCGGTTATCGCAGTGGGGTGATGGGGGCTCATGGTCTGGTACGCCAGACATTGAATCTGCAGCGTATCTCGATATCCAGTGGATTGAGGTCCTTTTCAACACTTCCGATGCGTCGGCCTGAGCTAGGTTCTGGAGAGAGTTTTACTTGGCAGGAATAGCTAAGAGTCGATGATCTAAGAGTCAATGATCTAAGATTCAGGGCGCTCATCTGTCTAGCAGATGATCGTGGCTTATCCGTCAGCGTGTTCAAGCAGCTTGTGCACCATAAAGGAGTAGAATGTTATTTCGAAGAATGAACATACTACATAACATCGACATTATGCCAATGATTTCCCGATATTACTCTACATGCATATTGACGTACTCTACGACTACGTTTATTATATGCTCTTATAACCGTGGTTTTGATATCGAGAGTGCTGATCCATAACTGAATCAATAAATCTTCTTGTCTTGCCGTTTCACCCATAAAGCTAGGTGTGAGCCACTGGATCTCGCTTATCCAATCATAAAATAGTAAGGACAGCAAGCTGGCATTCTGGTGATGTTATAGATGTACGATTGTCGGTAGATCGATGCTATGATGACGCTCCAAGGATTTGAGGAGGTTATATAGGATTAGTACTTGCTGGAAACATATAAATTAAGGAGTGATTCGAACCCCTTTCAGCTCGTACAATTAATTTGTCAAACACCCTACGAGCAGATAACTGGCTTTAAGACCATATCCCATCACCGAACATTGAGCAGCTTCCTGTAAGTGCTGGACACAACTCGGGATTCAACCCAAGACCATTGTCATATGTATAGATTGCACGTGACCGACATAAAAGAAAGTATCGAACctcccactcagccaaaaaAGGCTAACCcccttggagagctaagttctgactaatatacttgTTGTCAGGAAGCTTGAAGTCCTACGTCACATATTCACGTGACTAAGCTCTTGACGTCACCCATTCAGGTACCGCTCTGTGGGTGGTCGGCCACACTCAAAGTCCAACTGATCCAAGCTCGCTGGCAGAAGTTAGTCTGGAACATTCCCATGCATCTGAGTGACTGGCACGACCCGTTTAGCAGGAGCCTGGTGGCCCACGTCAGAGGGAAGATGATGTCAAGTCCGCCGCCTCTATATAGTCAACGCGCGACCAGGAGCCGGCGCTGGTTCCACGTCTTAACAGATGGGATGACTCTGTACATACATACATGGACTCTCCAACAAACTCCACAACTTCGGAAAAAAGCCGCGACGGACCGCGGAAGTACGCGTACAACCACGAAGGCGCCCGTGAGCGGGAAACACATCTGTAGCCTCCCACTCCCTGCAATATTTCCGGCAAGGCCTAACTATAACTGCATAGATATCTACCCTACTGGGGCTTCTCAGTCTCCGAGAAGTATGCCCAGGAGTCTGTCGGCAACAACCCCAATGCCTCGCGTGACAATGTCCTCACCGTCTTTGCCCAGTTGGCTGCAGTTCGCATGAATGCCCAGCGTGCGATGATCTCCTTGTTTGACAGAAAGCAGCAGTATGTCATTGCAGAGGCCACACCGAGATGTTGTCTGCGCGGCGAGAGTGGCCGCGATCAGGCTGATGGCTTATGGCTGGGTGTGGGCCAGTTTCCGCGGCAGCGGATCCCCATGTGCTACCACGCGATGAAGTCGTTTATTGACGATGAGAGTGATTTTTTTGTCGTTAATGATCTCACCAAGGACGAACGGTTCTGCGACCACTCGTGCGTAACGGGTCATCCGCACAATAGGTTCTATGTTTCCGTGCCCATCCAGTCGCCGGACGACTATATCATCGGAGCTGTGGCGGTTCTGGACAATAAGCCGCGTGATGGTATTTCTGGTGAGCAGGAGCGTTTCCTCTCGGAGCTCGCGGCTACAGTGATGGATCATCTACTTTCACAACGCGCAATGCGGGAAGAGTaccgagaagaaaagatgGTCCGCGCTCTTGGACTGTTCGTCAAAGGCAAATCGCACCTAAACGAGTGGTTCGACAGCGGAGAGAACTCAAACTCACGACAGCGAGACCAGATGGGCCGAATCAACAGGAAACTGGAGCAAATGCAGGTTTCTGAATATAGCAGCGGTGAGAAGGGTAATGAAcaagggaagaaggcgagtaGACCACCGCGAGACGAAAAATCCAAGCACGAGTCGCCTGTCCAGAAGTTTATTAACGACGACAATGAGCGGAGAGACTCGGGGATTGGGACCCAAGACGTAcaggcgctgaagaagcggCCGAAACTGTCGCCAACCACCAGTCACCTGCAGGACACTCTCGCTCCAACAAATGTTCGATCAGTGGTCAACCGCGCCGCATCTATGCTCTACCAGGCGCTGGATGTCGAGGGCGTCATGTTTATCGACGCTAGCGTGTACGCCCGTCGTAAAGCCGTTGGATCTAATCATGGCAAGAGACGGGACGCGTACAATGTTGAGCATCAGGAACGACATGGTGGCAGCGATGAGGACATTCCCTCTGCAACAAAAGATGACTCCCGATTGAATTCGCCCGCAtcagaagacgacgaggatgcACATAGCCTCGTCCTAGGCCACTAcaccacatccacatccGAATTAGGCATCAACCTCAGCGACAGCCACTATGTCTCCCTCTCCGGATCGTTCATCAGTCATCTCATTGACCAATACCCGCGGGGGAAAATCTTTCAcattgaagaggatgggTCCATATCCCTTAGCTACGAGGGCTTGGCCGATGAGATGCAACACCCCGGGGAAGGCGGCCGGGGTGCGCCGACCAGCGACCCGGACGTAATCAACGTCAAGCAGGAGACTTCAGACATCCAGCAGCTCATGAAAGTCCTGCCAGACGCTCGGTGCGTAGCCATCTATCCTATCTGGGACTTTCAGCGCGGCAGGTACTTCACAATCAATCTGGTGTGGGCCAATGACCCCGGCCGGGTGCTATCGGAGCCAAAAGACCTGACGTACCTGGCTGCCTTCAGCAACACCGTCATGGCTGAGGTATCCCGATTAGATCTGGAGGCAGCGGATCGCGCAAAAGGGGACTTtatctcctccatctcgCATGAATTGCGGTCACCACTGCATGGGCTCTTAGGGACCGTAGAGctcctgcaggagatggTGAGCGGCTACGCTCAACATTCACTAATTGAGACTGTATACAGCTGCGGCCGGACCCTGCTAGATACATTGAACCATCTCCTCGATTACGCCAAAATCAACACCCTTAGCCAACCCAAGCAATTGGAAAATCTCGGGCAAAAAGCTCTCTCTGAAGCGCGGCCCGCCGTGCCTGGGTCGCTGCAAGATGAGGATCTAGGCGTTTTGGTGcaggaggtggtggaaggCATCCTCGCAGGTGTTGAGTACCAGCGCCGCGGAGTTGATGGCGGCAGTggtggacgacgaggaccatATGGCAATGCCAACTCCAGGCTTATTACGATCGTGGATATTGAATGGAATGATAGCTGGCGTTACAGCGTGTATGCTGGCGCCTGGAGGCGTGTTGTCATGAACCTTTTCGGGAACGCCCTCAAGTACACTCAGACCGGCTACATCCGACTCTTTATGAGGAACGACACATTAAAGCGCGACGGACAGAACGCCGATCCGGCAATAAGAATGACCTTTAGTGATTCAGGACGGGGCATGTCCAAGGACTTCATTGCCAACCACCTCTACACTGCTTTCCACCAGGAAGACACAACTTCGCCTGGCCTGGGCGTGGGACTACATCTCGTCCACCAGATCGTCAAATCCCTAAACGGGACAATTGATTTTGCCAGCGAGCTTGGGAAGGGAACAGACGTCGACGTCGTCCTCCCAATCAACCCAccagaagatccagcgcctgcagcGCCCCTCTATGACTCACTGAAAGAGAAATTACAAGGCAAGACAATTTCCCTATTCAcgcagagctcaaagctgGGCAATCTAGGTATGGATACTAGGGTCTTCAACAACATGCTCATCAGCCTCGGCCGCATGACGACGGGCTGGTTTGGCTTGCGGGTCCTCACTCTGGAAGAATATGACCGCGGGGAGGCGGACTTTGCAATCGTCACGGAGCACGAGTATAAAACCTACTACCACAAGGGGTCAAGCATGCCGAAAGAACAAGGGTCCGGTGAAATCCAGCCAATGTACCCGCTTATTGTGCTCAGTGAGCGggcgagcagctggagaacGATTGGCGAGAGCATGGACGAGGTAATCTTCCTGACGCAGCCGTAAGTTTGGTCCTTCAAcacaagagaaaggaaaaaagaacgCAGCTGATAAGCCTAGGGTGAGCCCGAAAACACTGGCGACGGCGTTCGAGCACTGCCTGGCTGCCTCTACCACTGCACTCGATCGCGCTGAAGATTCGGATCTTATGCCCATGCCGGAGAAGCGCAAGCAGTCTTCGCCTGTTGTGGATGGCGATAGTCCGAACAAGAAGACGGTTACTGAGACAATGGTCGATGGAGAGACGGATATCAAAACGGGGCCTGCTACTGACGGAAAAATAGCCGGCGCAACAGCGGGAGCAGTGAACGGAGCATCATGCGCCAACGATAACCCCGCCAGACACCGAATTCTTCTTGTGGAAGACAACCAAGTAAACCTGAAAGTGATCGAAATGTGCGTTAAAACCGCAGGGTTCACTTACGAAACCGCCACGaacggcctcgaagctctCGAGAGGTTCAAGGACACGCAGTTCGATGTTGTGATCATGGACGTTTCCATGCCCGTGATGGACGGACTCACTGCCACGCGCGAGATGCGCAAGTTTGAGCGCCGCTGCCGGAGTAACTGCGAGCAGAACCAGGATCGCAAGCGTGCTACAATCATTGCGCTCACGGCTGTGCTTTCCGCGTCAACGCAGCATGAGGCGACAGTTAGCGGGGTTGATTTGTTTCTCACCAAGCCTGCGCCGTTGAAGCAATTGAAGGAAATTTTGGAAGACTTGAGGGAGGGAAAGGAGATTGGCCAGGAGTGAGTTGGATGTATTTGAATTCGAATCTGAATTCAACTCCGTTTGGGTCGGACTTGCACATTAGCCAAAAGTTGTTCCTTGTATTTTGCCAGCGAGTAGATGTACGATACTAATGATCATGATAGACGAATAATGCTGACAATGACATGACATGACCTTTCTTTGAACCTTAGTTGTTGGTCCTCTAGGGCCCGCTAGGCGTCCTATGCTTGTGGTAGAAATCACCGGTAAAGCCTGCCGGTCTCCTGTCAAATGGCACTGCCCGGATGCAACAGTACCAGTCAGCCTCTAGTCAGACCGTATAGTAAACAACACAGGCTATCATAGGTCAAACATTGCAAGCCAGAGTCTATGATAAAATGAGTCTGTCTATGTCTGTGAAGCCGGCTCTGCAACGACCGCCCGAACAAATTCAACTGATGATGAGTTGTCGCTTACTCTGGACTCATGCGGCCGCCCGACTGTACTAAGCGGTCTGCTTGGTTCCCAATGAACTCAGCAAGGAACACCGTACCTAAGCCTTCGATATGTGCATTACTATAACCACCCGGACCATTCAGTTAGTGCTGGCCTTCGTCGGAATCAACAACCCCGCGGTAGACAGCATCATCCGGAGCGTCAATGGCGGGCCTTTGCCAATGGACGCACTAGCAAAGTACATAGGAGTAGTAGGGAGCATTTGCGCCAGATTGTCCTTGGTAGCGTGGCTCGATTTTGCTTACGTCGAACCCCTCAAACAACTCGGCCAACTCCTCGTTCAAGTATTGGTAGCCGGTTCCGGCAGATCCCTAACGACATAGCGGCATCCTCGCGCGACGTAGCTCTGGGAAGCTGCGCCGCGTCAGTTCCCGCCGTATCGATCAAACGTAGAACCAGACCAGAATCTGACTACTTGGTATAAGGGATCTCAGCGCCGAACGGTcgatggagatgttgagTCTGGTCTTAAAAAGCCAAGTTAGTAAATAACACAGTGAGGAGAAGGGGTTAATGTTGGCAAACAAGACGTACCACTCATAGCCTGCATATTTGAGAAACCCCGCGACCCGTGCTCGTTTGCGAGTATGACAGAGTACCAGATGCCGACGTGGATACGCCCTGCCTCTGCTATTGCCTCTGCTACAACTGAAAGTTTGCTGTTTCAAGTTGATGTCTCGTCCCTTCACAGTGAGCTTTGGCTTCGGGCTACCTTTGTCGGCAAGAGGATGAGTGGCATCAGCATCAGTGTCATTTTCAGCGGTGATGGCTCAACGGTGTTAATGGGCCAGTTGAGGGATTGAATCCAAGCTTGGTACCGGTTCAGTTGCAACTAATCCTGTTCTGTCTCAAGCGTAGTGGAGTGTTAGTCGGTATTTCGTTCTAGAAAACGCAACGAGTCGTGCCTGCACCTACCGCTGCTTCACTAAGACTGAGGGCCAGAGAGCATGATAAGTTCCCAGCAAGCCTGTTAAGGGAATAATATGAAGAGTAAAGGAAGTGAGAGGGGAAGAACTCGGTATCACGTTCTCCACAGACTAGACCGTATAAAGGCTATCGACTCAGCTCCCTACAGGATACGTACTCTGAACTGATTCTGGAACACATACGGTATAAAATCATGAATAGAGAATTAATGTATGCTATTAAGCATCATGAAAGATTTCTTGTCAAGTGAGTATGAGTAATAGAAGCGACCAGAATCTCCTTTCATCTCTAAAGTCGAACGATATCTAGGTAGACTAGGCGAACCCGCTGTGGCAACACCCACTAAGAGAAAACCCTCCAAACAACACACTTACCAGGAAAGTGGCGCCAGCACGCCCCAGGATGGCTGTCCCAGACAAATAGCCATCTTGTCTGCTATATTCTCCATATTCGAGTTTTTTCTTAGACGGCCATTATACTGAAAGAAACGAGGAGGCTCATAAGGATCAACGTCGATCTCGGGACCACCCGGTCAATCGCCCAAACACTGCAAATCGTACGATAATCTTGATACCCGTGTTGAATCATTACTAAAACTTGAGCAAGGGTCCGGCAGTCGGGTATACCGGATGATTCAGGGGCTCAAATGCTAATTGCAAGTCAGACCTTGTGAGAATTCGGGGATTTCCCGAAGACCGTTGAGAACCAGGCACAGACACAGCAACAACGCTCGACTCAAAACAAGGCGCTAAGCCAAGGAGATGTAACCAATTCCAGCCCAACAGACGACAGCCCTAGGCTACTACAGTGTACTACGGCCAGCTAGACCCTTTGAGGCTCTCGAACAGCTGTTAAGTGGGCCGACGGACTTGCCTCCTAGGGATCTGGTCCCTGCCAAGGTCTCTAAGCGAGATTGTCTCGACCGTCGTATGGACTAGTCCTGCCAGAATGGCGCAGAGGTCTGGTGCCATCTAAAATGGCTATAAGTGCGAGTGCCTGGCCCAGTGTACCAGGGGGCTCTGGAGCATAGAGCGAGATTTCAGCGAGATTCCTTTAGTATTTTCAGGGAAGCACCTCGGTCCTCAAGATGACTGGCATGAACACCTCCGTCTCTGCAGGTTGGTACAGCTTCACCAACCTGGGCCCTATCACGACCACCTTcacgccagcgccagcctgcACGGCCTCGAATCAGGTCTCGATCGGCTACGTGGATAATTTTTTCACTGGCGTCAATGTCTACGCCGCGTACGGTGTCCAATGCACGTCTACCGTCGACTATTTCGACTGCATCCCCACCATGACACCAGAGCCAACATCCACCACCGCTGTCCCGGACGACGACATCATCTGGGTTGACTATGGCGTCTACTACTCGCCCGGTCTCTACTGTCCCAAGGGTTGGAAGACGGTCGGCATGGCCGGACGCGACGCAAGCAGCGTCCTGACCTCATCGGGAGTTCTGGCCCCGACGGCCACAAGGTCGAGCAGAACTCGGGCTGCCACTCCGACGCCGTACGGCGATGACTACTATGATTACTACTACGATGAATACAACTTGGACCCGGCATCCGTCATGAAGAGCATGCTTGAGCCGAAACAGACGATGGCGCTGTGTTGTCCTGAGTACGTCCCTACAACCGAACTGAATGAGTATCTGGGCTAACGTTATGCAGCTTCATGACCGTCGATTCCAACGGCGCCTGCTACTCGATTGTGTCTAGCTACACCGCGACAACAGGCTGCCATGTAGTAACAGGGTTCAACTACGAGTACAGCGAGACGACAACCACATACACGATGACATACACATACAGCGACGACGAGGGAAGCGAGACTGATGTGATCACCCGCGTCGGCACCTACGATGTCCCCACTGCAACTGAGACAACTGTCCGCACGTACACGACAAACCTAGACGGCGAGGAAAAGGagtcgatgacggcgatgtaTATAATGCCGGTTGTCACTCTCTTGTATCATGAGAGTGATCTTGAGAATGCGGCAAaggagacggcggcggccaaagccaaggctgaggctgaggctaGCGAGACGGCGACCAATGCTGCCAACAGCCTGATCGGGAGGAACGGGAATTCTGTGTGGGAGGGTGTTGGCTCGGTGGTTGGGATCTGGATGGTAGCTATGGCCTTGGGAGGCGCGTTGGTACTGCCGTGGTAATTTTCTTGGTCTTGTAAGATACTTCTGCATTATTGTTGTGCGGTTTATGATACTTTTGATGGAACTTAAACGTTATTTAGTTCTATTCTTCATCTTGGTTAGGCTGTGCTGTACGTCTGCCAACATATCTATGCTATCGTCAGTCTATATACCCTTTCCCATTCAGACTTGACAAGTCACACCTTCGCCTTCTAGTAGTTTGAAAATCTCCCAATCTACTTTCAAAATTTGCGAGAGCTATACCTGGAGCGTTATCCTTCAAAATGAGCGGTCCGTACTACTAATTAATGTAAAAGGTCACAGTACCTTGCTGGAGACCGGCATCCATCAACAATGACTGTACCATAAAATGATGAAAAAATAAATGAAATATAACAGGACACTGAGTATGAAGGATAATATGTTGACTGACTAAAAATAAGAATTGCTGTAGTTATCTAACCAACCACCCCCAACGCCCGACTATCCCACCCAGACGTCTCAGCCGGTTCCCACCCAAACCTTCTTAATGTCTCTATATCCTCCTGATTTATATTCAGCAAACCAGAAGAATCACCTGCAGTAGATGCCTCGCCTGCGGGAGCAACCACAGGCAAATCGCCCGCGTTGctttccctcttccctttccccttccctttcttctttccgtTTTCAACCTGCACAATCCTTTCTTTCAGCGTTGTCATCCAGTGGTTCCTGCTCGAACTGTTTTCACAGATAGCCCGTATATAAGAAAGCGAGATTAACCGACGGTGCGACTCCCACTGCGGCGAGTGCAGGATATGGTCCAGCCACGTGTAGATGCCTTTGAGGGTTGGATCTGATTTGGGATCTGATTTTAAACTTGACGCTGGGAATGCGAGTTCATCAACCATTGCCTCTGCCAATGTGACGAGAAACGAGGAATCTCCTTCTGCGACCATTTGCAGGAACGGGTCCCATTTGCTTATTGACGTGGTTAGTGACTGAGTGTCGTTGAGTCTATGCATTGATGTCAGCGTCTGATAATAGAATCGAAGGGAAAAACTGGACAGGGCTATTATTACCGTTGCTCCAATGGCACAAGGAACCCTTCCCTCAGCATAATCCGCGCGAGAACCCAGCCTGGCTTGGAGGCAGTCCCTTGTTCACCGGCTTCTCCCCCCCGATGCTCTTTCAAGATCCCCACAGCTCTCGCCGCAACGCCTGCCAGCTCGCGCTGaactttcctcttcttttttggtGGTCCATCCgcgcctccatctccactCCGCCCATCATTGATGGCATTGCCGCTCCCCAGAAAAGCTCCTGCCTGCTGCAACAACCCCCTAAGCAACCCGTCAACTGCAGAGCCCGCCCCAACTCTAGCACCCGACAAAGGCCCAGAAGAAAGACTCTCCCAATAAAATCCCCACAACCACTCCAACGACCTCCCCGTGGCGCCGCGCAGAACCGTCAAACTCGGCAACTCGCGATGCGTCGCCTCATGTCGCAATTCCACAAATGACGCGGGCAGGCCAAGCTCTAGAGCGCGCGAGAACATGCTTCGCCGCGCCCCGAGTTTGCTGTCCACTAAGCCGGTCACGAATCTGCGAACCGCTTTAGCACTTACCACTGACTGCCAGGGA
It contains:
- a CDS encoding glycoside hydrolase family 16 protein (transcript_id=CADANIAT00007615); this encodes MSSLLKISIILAGMAAAQNTECGCYSTDGVTAATYTNRIYHDFRSLDETGTLYTGEPANVTNDDESAAAPVQSGYLTSDGFVNDFGIQTWGSPASEDTPLRKQYSNANVYIEHDGSSSSTHLTLRSYRNADFVSTAEIDSKLQNIFHASITVRARVRGAAGACAGIFTYLDDKTESDIEILTRDPTNHIRYTNQPGLDSDGNEIPGASTDAVLPNGAVWTDWVDHRLDWTPELSAFYANGELVETKTYGIPDAPSSFIVNLWGDGGSWSGTPDIESAAYLDIQWIEVLFNTSDASA
- a CDS encoding uncharacterized protein (transcript_id=CADANIAT00007617), with amino-acid sequence MTGMNTSVSAGWYSFTNLGPITTTFTPAPACTASNQVSIGYVDNFFTGVNVYAAYGVQCTSTVDYFDCIPTMTPEPTSTTAVPDDDIIWVDYGVYYSPGLYCPKGWKTVGMAGRDASSVLTSSGVLAPTATRSSRTRAATPTPYGDDYYDYYYDEYNLDPASVMKSMLEPKQTMALCCPDFMTVDSNGACYSIVSSYTATTGCHVVTGFNYEYSETTTTYTMTYTYSDDEGSETDVITRVGTYDVPTATETTVRTYTTNLDGEEKESMTAMYIMPVVTLLYHESDLENAAKETAAAKAKAEAEASETATNAANSLIGRNGNSVWEGVGSVVGIWMVAMALGGALVLPW
- a CDS encoding uncharacterized protein (transcript_id=CADANIAT00007618), which produces MQKYLTRPRKLPRQYQRASQGHSYHPDPNHRANTLPHRIPVPPDQAVGSIGRRLASLSLSLGFGRRRLLCRILKITLMIQESDNRHYIHRRHRLLFLAV
- a CDS encoding protein hk-8-3 (transcript_id=CADANIAT00007616); translation: MDSPTNSTTSEKSRDGPRKYAYNHEGALSEKYAQESVGNNPNASRDNVLTVFAQLAAVRMNAQRAMISLFDRKQQYVIAEATPRCCLRGESGRDQADGLWLGVGQFPRQRIPMCYHAMKSFIDDESDFFVVNDLTKDERFCDHSCVTGHPHNRFYVSVPIQSPDDYIIGAVAVLDNKPRDGISGEQERFLSELAATVMDHLLSQRAMREEYREEKMVRALGLFVKGKSHLNEWFDSGENSNSRQRDQMGRINRKLEQMQVSEYSSGEKGNEQGKKASRPPRDEKSKHESPVQKFINDDNERRDSGIGTQDVQALKKRPKLSPTTSHLQDTLAPTNVRSVVNRAASMLYQALDVEGVMFIDASVYARRKAVGSNHGKRRDAYNVEHQERHGGSDEDIPSATKDDSRLNSPASEDDEDAHSLVLGHYTTSTSELGINLSDSHYVSLSGSFISHLIDQYPRGKIFHIEEDGSISLSYEGLADEMQHPGEGGRGAPTSDPDVINVKQETSDIQQLMKVLPDARCVAIYPIWDFQRGRYFTINLVWANDPGRVLSEPKDLTYLAAFSNTVMAEVSRLDLEAADRAKGDFISSISHELRSPLHGLLGTVELLQEMVSGYAQHSLIETVYSCGRTLLDTLNHLLDYAKINTLSQPKQLENLGQKALSEARPAVPGSLQDEDLGVLVQEVVEGILAGVEYQRRGVDGGSGGRRGPYGNANSRLITIVDIEWNDSWRYSVYAGAWRRVVMNLFGNALKYTQTGYIRLFMRNDTLKRDGQNADPAIRMTFSDSGRGMSKDFIANHLYTAFHQEDTTSPGLGVGLHLVHQIVKSLNGTIDFASELGKGTDVDVVLPINPPEDPAPAAPLYDSLKEKLQGKTISLFTQSSKLGNLGMDTRVFNNMLISLGRMTTGWFGLRVLTLEEYDRGEADFAIVTEHEYKTYYHKGSSMPKEQGSGEIQPMYPLIVLSERASSWRTIGESMDEVIFLTQPVSPKTLATAFEHCLAASTTALDRAEDSDLMPMPEKRKQSSPVVDGDSPNKKTVTETMVDGETDIKTGPATDGKIAGATAGAVNGASCANDNPARHRILLVEDNQVNLKVIEMCVKTAGFTYETATNGLEALERFKDTQFDVVIMDVSMPVMDGLTATREMRKFERRCRSNCEQNQDRKRATIIALTAVLSASTQHEATVSGVDLFLTKPAPLKQLKEILEDLREGKEIGQE
- a CDS encoding rRNA-processing protein LAS1 (transcript_id=CADANIAT00007619); this translates as MAKVIFTPWKRHSDLLAVRKQFYPPPEYDGPDLRSQACATVSAWKLRGNLPHPVEATALLTDAILHDDASKNSLYCDSGDVRSGVLSQAGAFLGSGNAINDGRSGDGGADGPPKKKRKVQRELAGVAARAVGILKEHRGGEAGEQGTASKPGWVLARIMLREGFLVPLEQRLNDTQSLTTSISKWDPFLQMVAEGDSSFLVTLAEAMVDELAFPASSLKSDPKSDPTLKGIYTWLDHILHSPQWESHRRLISLSYIRAICENSSSRNHWMTTLKERIVQVENGKKKGKGKGKRESNAGDLPVVAPAGEASTAGDSSGLLNINQEDIETLRRFGWEPAETSGWDSRALGVVG